One Xyrauchen texanus isolate HMW12.3.18 chromosome 2, RBS_HiC_50CHRs, whole genome shotgun sequence genomic window carries:
- the serf2b gene encoding small EDRK-rich factor 2, translating to MTRGNQRELARQKNAKKQNDQGRGKRNEDGLSAAARKQRDAEIMQQKQKKASEKPDSKGK from the exons ATGACGA GGGGAAATCAGCGTGAACTTGCCCGTCAAAAGAATGCCAAGAAGCAAAATGATCAGGGCAGAGGAAAGAGAAACGAAGATGGCCTCTCTGCAGCTGCTCGTAAGCAGAG AGATGCTGAAATCATGcaacaaaagcaaaaaaaggcAAGCGAGAAGCCAGACAGTAAAGGCAAATAA